Part of the Sorghum bicolor cultivar BTx623 chromosome 1, Sorghum_bicolor_NCBIv3, whole genome shotgun sequence genome, CAAATTCCAGAAACTATAGTTGTAACCTTAGTTTCTTGTATCCACCATTTGACAGGAAAGATAATTTTTGTGGTAAGTCTATCCCTAATAATAAAAGGGCAAAATTTCAGCCTTTTTTTCGTCTGGGCTGTTTTTCGTCTGGCCCATTCTACAAACCAGAAACACATTCGCAGGCCCATTCGCGCTCCCCCTGCACGGCCTGTTCCCGCACGGAACGGCCTTCACCATCGTGTGGATATGTTTTCTCCGTAAAAAAGAAACCGCAGCCGCAACTCGCGAGCAGCACTCGATGCCGGATGAAAGCGCCGCCGTTCGTCGCCCACACCATGCGTGCTCGCCGTCCGCTCACCCACGCGTGCTCGCTGCCCGCTCGCCGCCGTCCGCATCTACGTGCTCGCCATCGCGAAAAGGCCGGCCGTCCGCATCTACGCGCTCGCCGTTGCCAAAAGGCCGGCGAGGTGCAGGGACGTCGACGCCGCGGCTGCGCCCACGCGCGCTCGCCGTTTGCTTGCCACCACACGCGCTTGCCAGCCGCTCGTTTCCGTCTGCTCGCCCACGCGTGCTCGCAGCCCGCTCGCCGCCGTGCGCACCTAAGCAGACGCCAAGTCCGATGAGGTGCTCAGACGTCGAGACAGACTCGGAGCTGGGCAGGAGCGGCGCATAATTACCTCAAATCCAAGTTCGACACAGACTTCCCCTACATGTCCGATGCAGCTCCGCCAAAATTCCTCGTTTTCTATGGTAAGTTTGAATCGAATCAAAATTGAAATCGAAAACAAAAATACCTCAGATTAGAAAATATCGTGGTATTTTTCTACTCAAAATTCTTCCTTTTCCTCTCTGTATcttacctatatatatatattaaaggtTCTTGTCTTACTTGATCTCACAGATTGCGTGCTGCTTTGGAGGACGAACGGCAAGAAGCCACCAACTTGGCACCAAAATCGTTGTGATCTTCCTCATCGTGCCGCTGAGATCAAGTGCACACTCATCGGCCAGGTATTTAATTGTGTACTCCCACATAACCATGGATTGCTGCGATCCATGTGATTGAAAAATAGAGGGGATCTATTTTCAGAAACTCTTCTTGCCTGTTTGATGATGTTGAGAGAGTATTGCTGATTTCTTATAGCTGCTGATTCTCAATGAAGCTAAGGTAGTGCAATTGAGTTATGTTTGTTGATTAAAATTTTTTGGCTGTTTTTTAATAGAAAAAATGGATCATAATGTTGGGTCAAGCAATGATGAGAATTCTGATGTTCGACCCTTAAAGAAAGCAAAGATGAGTGAAGAAAGATGAAAAGATAATGGCATCGCCAACCAGAGAGACATTGTCTTCATATTCTGAATTGATAGATAAGCAAGTGAGAGAAGAAAAACTtccattggatgatgaacataataataaaaagataaaatttcagCCTCAAATtactaaagaggcaaaatttcagccaAATTTTTTGTCGGGACTAGATCGGGAAGGTGGATTGGGGGAGAGGAGCCAGATGGGTGCAGAGGACGTGAGGATGCGATGCGGGTGCGTCGCGAGCCCGTTGACAGGTGTGTCTGTGCGTGCGTGGTTTTGCACGGTGCCAGACATGGTGCCGTTCCTGAAGATCTTTTTCCATCCACAAGCAAATAAGTTTAGCTTTTGATGACATTAATATTAATATTAACTTTTGGTATACATATATCGTGGTTATAAAAATTGCTAATttctttctcccgttgcaacgcacgggcactttTCCTAGTTATTTAAAACAAGTTATGTTGCAGTCTatgattttattttttgtaCTTGTTTATTTCTTCTACTAACGTGGAGCTACTTTTTAGCTACATCCTTATTTGCTGCCTTTGGTTTCCTTCTCTATGGAGGGAGGTAACTTATTCCTTGATATATCATGGTTCTTTAACAAATGAGAACTACTCTATTTGCCATCGGTTGAAACTACAGTATTATGGTTGCACTGCTACTACAGAAAACAATAACTCAGCATGCACACTAGTGTTAAGAGCAAGAGATTTTCAGTATACTTTGCCCCTTGATTTCTGCAACTTTAGGTTGTTCGAAAAGTAAAAAATCCCCATACACTAAATATGTGCATAAATTGAGGCCATGCTAACATCCCGTATTTTTCTGTTATCTTGAAATATTGTGCTGATCCTTTTGAGTTTTGATAACAGTAAGAGTTAGTTATAATAATGTGGGTATCCTTGTATAGGTTATTCCTGATGTTGCAGCGTTTCCCTGTTGAGTCAAAAGGTCGTCGGAAAAAGTTGAATGAGGTATTTTGCTATCCGTTGCCTTCCGCTATAGAATATGTCTTGATGACTTGTTTGTTTAACATTAAATACATTTCTCCCTTCTACGCAGGTTGGCTATGTGACCGCCATTTGCTTTGGTTGCTTCTTGACCAGATGCATAATGGTAAATCCTATGTAGTACCAATTTGGTTCTGAAATAATTCCAGTAATAGTTAGCATGTCTATATTGCAGATGTGCTTAAGTGCATTTAATAAAGATGCTGATCTTGATGTTCTGAACCATCCAATCCTGAACTTCTTTTACTACTTGGTATGTTTTTTTCATTCAAATAAATTGTTTGTGCAGGTTTAGAGTTAATAGTTTCTCAGGTGCATCTTTGAACTTACTTTGTgatatcaattagatctcttatGTATGATCTGTCGTTGCACTTGCTGATATTCTTTTCTGCTGGTGTCCGCTGTGTCTTGTGCAGCTGGTTGAGATTGTACCCTTGTCTTTGGTGTTGTTCATCTTACGGAAACTGCCGCCAAAACGTGGGATTGCACAGTACCATCCAATACATTAGTCAGGATTCCGAAATGTGCATGGTCCATTGCTAACAGTTCCATCCAATTGCCAACTACAACAAGGCAAATGTGAGTTTTTTAGATGAAGGATGAGACACCATATACCTTTCTTTGTAGGTTAATAGCTTTCATACGAAGTAGGTCTGGCAAATATAGCTTGTTAAAAATGTAACCTCACGGTTTGTTGTAATCCCAATTCCCAACAACTGTCACCAATACAACCTATTTCTTGAATTGAGGTTTCCGGTTGTAAACTTCAGAACAGAAGACAACACTGAGAATTGTTTGTGATTGAGAAAGTGTGTGATAGGATCATAAGATTGGCTATTTCAGAAGAGTCGGTGCTGTACGGGTATTATAGCAACAAACTCATGAACCTGAATGCTAGGGGCCTTTAGTTTCTTAGCCCACTTGGTCGTTCTGCTCTAAGTTTCTGTGAGGTAGCCTTAGA contains:
- the LOC8085730 gene encoding tobamovirus multiplication protein 3 isoform X1, with the translated sequence MASPTRETLSSYSELIDKQVREEKLPLDDEHNNKKIKFQPQITKEAKFQPNFLSGLDREGGLGERSQMGAEDVRMRCGCVASPLTATSLFAAFGFLLYGGRLFLMLQRFPVESKGRRKKLNEVGYVTAICFGCFLTRCIMMCLSAFNKDADLDVLNHPILNFFYYLLVEIVPLSLVLFILRKLPPKRGIAQYHPIH
- the LOC8085730 gene encoding tobamovirus multiplication protein 3 isoform X2, which gives rise to MGAEDVRMRCGCVASPLTATSLFAAFGFLLYGGRLFLMLQRFPVESKGRRKKLNEVGYVTAICFGCFLTRCIMMCLSAFNKDADLDVLNHPILNFFYYLLVEIVPLSLVLFILRKLPPKRGIAQYHPIH
- the LOC8085729 gene encoding uncharacterized protein LOC8085729, which produces MVGLSPAAMEAWWDDVNNSTLCEVDRVLYCGGMCNLYTLSVDLWAPASFLYNQWNDLCDSDTTVAAHVVETSSSCGDFVKDALCRKDNFCGKSIPNNKRAKFQPFFRLGCFSSGPFYKPETHSQAHSRSPCTACSRTERPSPSCGYVFSVKKKPQPQLASSTRCRMKAPPFVAHTMRARRPLTHACSLPARRRPHLRARHREKAGRPHLRARRCQKAGEVQGRRRRGCAHARSPFACHHTRLPAARFRLLAHACSQPARRRAHLSRRQVR